Part of the Phycisphaerae bacterium genome is shown below.
GTCATAAAATTTATCCTCGACATACGACAGGAAATTTTTGCAGGTAACCGGAGCTTTTTGCTCGTTAAGCTCGACTATAATATCGCCTTTGCTTGTCTCGATTCTAACCTTTGTTACGGCCTTGTCTTGTGTAGTCATTATTTTTTCATCCTTTTGAACTGGTTTTGTGCTTTTAGCGGTTTGCTTGTCACAGCCTGACTGTAAAGAAATCGCAGCCAGAACTGATACGATAACGAAACTGTACAATATCTTTTTTGCCATATTTGCTTTACTCCCTGATTTTAAGTAGGTTATAACAGTTTTTTTGTATTCTGCAACCTTTTTTGACTTTGCGAAAGCAGGCGGCAATGATATACTCCCTAACTAAATTCTAATCAAATATTAACGATTCAATCACAGGGCGGCTATGGACAGTAATACAATAATGCTGATGGTTTTCGGCATCATCGGCGGACTGGGCATATTTCTGCTCGGAATGAAAAATGTTTCCGAGGGTATGCAGGCGGTCGCAGGCGATAAGCTGCGCAAACTTATAAACGCTGTTACAAATAACCGTCTTTTGGCCTGCGGAATAGGCGTGCTGGTCACCTCTGTTATTCAATCGAGTTCGGTTACCACTGTAATCGTCGTAGGCCTTGTAAATGCCGGCCTGATGAACCTTACACAGGCGATAGGTGTTATTTTCGGGGCAAATATCGGCACAACGATAACAGCGTGGATTTTGGTTATAAAAATAAGCGAATACGGTCTGCCTCTTCTGGGCGTTTCTGCAATGTTTTATCTTTTTACTAAAAAAGATAAAATTCGTTATACGGCGATGGCGCTTATGGGGCTTGGAATGGTATTTTTCGGTCTGGAGTTGATGAAGAATGGTTTCGCCCCGCTGAAAGGAATGCCGGAATTTCAGGAGTGGTTCTCGCGTTTTTCGCCGACCTCTTATATCGGCGTAATAAAATGCGTTCTCGCAGGAACCATTGTAACCGGCATAGTTCAGTCGTCATCGGCCACAATCGGTATCACTATGAGTTTGGCCTTCAATGGCGTGATCGATTATCCCACAGCGGCGGCGCTGGTGATGGGACAAAACATAGGAACGACCGTAACGGCACTGCTGGCCTCGCTTGGAGCATCGACGAACGCCAGAAGGGCAGCGTGGGCCCATACGCTATTTAACGTCATAGGCGTATTGCTGATTATTCCTGTATTTTTCCCCTACATAAAAGCTGTCCAGGCGTTTATACAATGGCACAGCGGAGTGGCAGCATCTACGCTGGTTGTAACCGACGGCATAACTGCATATCCCCATATGATGGAAGCAATAGCTATCACCCACACGGTTTTTAATGTGCTCAATACCCTTATATTCCTGCCGTTCCTTCGGCCGCTGGTCAATCTGCTCTGCCGGCTCGTGCCGGAAAAAGCTGTGCCGGAAAAACCAAGACTTACGGCGCTGGATGTCAGGATGTTCGACGCACCTGCACTTGCTATAGAACAATCCAGAAGAGAAATCCTAAGAATGGGTTCGGCAGTAATGGAAATGATGAAAACGCTGAAAGAAGTCATCTTATCGCCGGACGAACAAAAGGAAAAAGCGGAACAAATATTCGAAAAAGAAGGTGAACTGGATTTAATGCAGAAAGAAATCATCGAGTTCATCAGCAATATAATGTCCGGCAATATTCCGCATGAAGTAGCCGAGGAAAGCCGCAGACAGTTGAGAATGGCCGATGAATTAGAATCCGTAAGCGATTATATAGCCAATATTCTGAAGCTGAATATTAAACTCCGCCAATCAGAGCAGAAAATAACCCCTGAGGGTCTGGCGGCTATAATGGACCTGCACGATAATGTAGCTGAATATATTCAACTTGTAAATGAAGCGACTGAAAACGACGATACAAATATACTCCCGACGGCAGAGAGCAAAGGCAAATCCATAACGGAACTTATGAAAAGATACCGAACAGAACATCTGTCCCGAGTCAGCAGCGGCAAGGCTACTCCGCTGAAAAGTCTTATCTATACGGATATGCTCAATTCATACAGACGAATAAAAGACCATAGTCTGAATGTCGCGGAAGTGCTGGCAGGCGAGAAGTAATTCAGCTTTTTATAACACCTTTTTTTAGAATTATGTTCGCATAAAGAGCAGATTCACTGGTAGCGACAACGGCAAAGGCCTGTTTTGCCCGTTCGTAAAATTCGAACCGCTCGACAAATTCAAAATCGTCGAACTTTTCACCGCTGG
Proteins encoded:
- a CDS encoding Na/Pi cotransporter family protein — its product is MDSNTIMLMVFGIIGGLGIFLLGMKNVSEGMQAVAGDKLRKLINAVTNNRLLACGIGVLVTSVIQSSSVTTVIVVGLVNAGLMNLTQAIGVIFGANIGTTITAWILVIKISEYGLPLLGVSAMFYLFTKKDKIRYTAMALMGLGMVFFGLELMKNGFAPLKGMPEFQEWFSRFSPTSYIGVIKCVLAGTIVTGIVQSSSATIGITMSLAFNGVIDYPTAAALVMGQNIGTTVTALLASLGASTNARRAAWAHTLFNVIGVLLIIPVFFPYIKAVQAFIQWHSGVAASTLVVTDGITAYPHMMEAIAITHTVFNVLNTLIFLPFLRPLVNLLCRLVPEKAVPEKPRLTALDVRMFDAPALAIEQSRREILRMGSAVMEMMKTLKEVILSPDEQKEKAEQIFEKEGELDLMQKEIIEFISNIMSGNIPHEVAEESRRQLRMADELESVSDYIANILKLNIKLRQSEQKITPEGLAAIMDLHDNVAEYIQLVNEATENDDTNILPTAESKGKSITELMKRYRTEHLSRVSSGKATPLKSLIYTDMLNSYRRIKDHSLNVAEVLAGEK